From Arachis hypogaea cultivar Tifrunner chromosome 3, arahy.Tifrunner.gnm2.J5K5, whole genome shotgun sequence:
GGAGCTTGAAGTTCTTGTACCTTCCAATGAAGGGTTGGTATTTATAATTTGCTTTGTATTTTCCATCTTCTGTTGCCCATGAAGATGCATCCCATATTGATCCATACACATACATTGGTCTATTTGGGTATGTAGCATCACCTTTCCTAGGGTACCTCCTTATGGGAACATCATCCACAAAAAAtctgcatttttttaattttttatttatttttcagcaTTATATACAAGACAAATTAGTAAGGCACTAAGGATGCATACAAGTACAAGATTGAAGATACTAgaaaagaaatttaaagaaataaaaaaaaaaagatttttgtcaTGTGAAATGTGTCATAAAAGCTTATATTAGTAAATAGGGTTGTTAGGCAGGGGAATCATAGTATCATACCCCATTATTGTTTTGTAAAATAAAGTGATCTTTCAACTGAATTATTGCAGGGAAGTGTAAATTTTCCTTGCTAGATATGGTAGTTGAACCATAATCATAACCATGATcacataaatattataataataagattttttttttaaataaaaaattaaatttagaactTTTGAGGGAACATAATTAAGAATGTTGAGATTGTTGGAGAAATGATTACATTGTCTCACTTGGTTTCCATAGAATAGCATAGATGTGAAAATCTTGTGTTGGATCAAACCAAAGATGAAACCTCATCTCTCTCCCTACAATGTTGCCATCACCAGTTCCTCTTATGTATACATTTGTCTGCAGAACATATGGCTTATCAGGGGTGGTACCTAGGAACTCAATGTCGATTTCGTCGTGATTTCCGGGGTGATCTTGGTTGTTTGAAAGCTGAAATTcacaattgaaagaaaaacatcaaaagggTATAAAGAGTTGCATATGATAGAAAAGAAAGTTTCAATTTTTGTAGATTAGTCCTCACATAAAGAGTTGTAATGACCCCTGCAGTATAACCGGGTTGAAGCTTAATTGCAGCACTAAAGTATCCAGATTGATAAGAGTGAAGTGACTTGAATCCACTCCCTGTGTTTCAAAACAAAGAATTGGATAAGAATCAAGAGTATCCTCTACTCTACTCGAGTAAAATTGCGGTCGTAATTGCTGTTGTCTTGTTCTGGTACCTTCTTCTAGAGGGAACCAGAACAGAACAACAATATTACGACCACAATTGACAAAATGAGGTTGAATTTGACATACCCGAGTTAGAATCTAGCCATATTGATAATGTGCCTTGTTCTAGCCTCTGATGCTGAGGTCCCCATAGGTTTCTGAACCCTTGATCAAAGCTAATAGGACTAATTTTGGAACCAGGGTAGTAGCCAGGTGAAGGTGGACCCTGAGCACTAGCACATATCATGAATGAGAGtacaagaaggaagaagaagaagaagaaagaaaggggtGATGATGGCAGCATTGTAGTGAACATTAGTGTATATCTGCTACAATGCAGGGTGTGACAAAAGATTAGAGGCTTATACTCTATACTCTGTACTCTATACTCTTTAGTAGCTGGTGCTTATGGAAGAGTGTAGCTAACAAAAGTTGGATATATAAAGAGATTTAGTGAGGCCCTACAGTACCAAAAAGGTAACAAGTTTGTTGATTGGGGAGTTACATATTGGGACACAAAATTGGGTGAAATTCTTGTATTTTGTCCATGGCAGGGAACTTCCATATCTAGTTGTTTCCTCTTTGTTTTAAACGTACATTCACTTGGGTAGGCATCATGTTTTTTTATTGGATATAACACTTGCAAATTACATTGAAAACTTATAACTATTGACAAGGATATAATGTTTATTTCGTCACAGATTAATCAATGAatttatgcatatatatatatatatataagataagatttgaa
This genomic window contains:
- the LOC112785442 gene encoding xyloglucan endotransglucosylase/hydrolase protein 31 produces the protein MFTTMLPSSPLSFFFFFFLLVLSFMICASAQGPPSPGYYPGSKISPISFDQGFRNLWGPQHQRLEQGTLSIWLDSNSGSGFKSLHSYQSGYFSAAIKLQPGYTAGVITTLYLSNNQDHPGNHDEIDIEFLGTTPDKPYVLQTNVYIRGTGDGNIVGREMRFHLWFDPTQDFHIYAILWKPSETIFFVDDVPIRRYPRKGDATYPNRPMYVYGSIWDASSWATEDGKYKANYKYQPFIGRYKNFKLQGCTINESPSSCKPPSASPSGYGSLSLQQISAMQWVQNHYLVYYYCHDPKRDHTLTPEC